A window of Streptomyces sp. SAI-127 contains these coding sequences:
- a CDS encoding N-acetylmuramoyl-L-alanine amidase, which yields MRGSTTDPNRATRRVVGTLAGTALLLPLLGAAPSPAEDSSAGLQQAFASAAAEYHVPQSVLLGVSYLQSRWDDHAGAPSVTGGYGPMHLTDARTALASAPHHSEGTEDARGDSARPALLPETKVPTPTELPARLETLPKAAELSGLSAEGLRTDPAANVAGGAALLAAAQKDLGEPLSQDPADWYGAVARFSGADDSATAAAYANDVFDVLRTGEERTTDAGQRIALTGRPTLAPDTAQLARTGLRTLGSGTTECPKTVSCEWIPAPYEEFGDNDYGNHDLGDRPASQSIKYIVIHDTEGAWEGVLNLVRDPTYVSWNYTLRSTDGHIAQHVKAKDVAWHAGNWYVNAKSIGLEHEGFLANPDAWYTEAMYRSSARLVKYLSAKYGIPLDRQHILGHDNVPGPTTSTVSGMHTDPGPYWDWRHYFELLGHPFKATSTKRGGLVTIRPDYATNRPQYTGCAAKGEPCTSHGSSEVRLHSAPDENSALVTDIGMGGRAPTIDVNDLSSRVSTGQQYAVADRDGDWTAIWYLGQKAWFKNPGSNPTAVSASGLVVTPKEGLDSVPVYGRAYPEASAYPTGVPAQAVSPLPYKVLKGQTYVIGDKVPGEYYYAVTFTPDSHKVVVGQDLYYEIQYGHRVEFVRAADVDVKPSGRRR from the coding sequence TTGCGAGGATCCACGACCGACCCCAACAGAGCCACCCGGAGGGTGGTCGGCACGCTGGCCGGTACTGCCCTGCTGCTGCCCCTGCTCGGCGCGGCCCCGTCGCCGGCCGAAGACTCTTCGGCCGGCCTCCAGCAGGCCTTCGCCTCGGCGGCCGCCGAGTACCACGTCCCGCAGAGCGTCCTCCTCGGTGTCTCCTATCTCCAGTCCCGCTGGGACGACCACGCCGGAGCACCGAGTGTGACCGGTGGCTACGGCCCGATGCACCTCACCGACGCCCGTACCGCACTCGCCTCGGCACCGCACCACAGCGAGGGCACGGAGGACGCCCGCGGCGACAGCGCCCGCCCGGCGCTGCTCCCGGAGACGAAGGTGCCGACGCCCACCGAGCTCCCGGCCCGGCTGGAGACCCTGCCGAAGGCGGCCGAGCTGAGCGGCCTGAGCGCCGAGGGCCTGCGCACCGACCCCGCGGCGAACGTCGCCGGCGGCGCCGCGTTGCTGGCCGCCGCCCAGAAGGATCTGGGCGAGCCGCTGAGCCAGGACCCGGCGGACTGGTACGGCGCGGTGGCCCGCTTCTCCGGCGCCGACGACAGCGCGACGGCGGCGGCGTACGCGAACGACGTCTTCGACGTGCTGCGCACCGGCGAGGAGCGCACCACGGACGCCGGTCAGCGGATCGCCCTGACCGGCCGGCCGACGCTCGCCCCCGACACCGCGCAGCTCGCCCGGACGGGCCTGCGCACGCTCGGCAGCGGCACCACCGAGTGCCCGAAGACGGTGTCCTGCGAGTGGATCCCGGCACCCTACGAGGAGTTCGGGGACAACGACTACGGCAACCACGACCTGGGGGACCGTCCGGCCTCGCAGAGCATCAAGTACATCGTCATCCACGACACGGAGGGCGCCTGGGAGGGTGTCCTCAACCTGGTGCGGGACCCGACCTATGTGTCGTGGAACTACACCCTGCGCTCGACCGACGGTCACATCGCCCAGCATGTGAAGGCGAAGGACGTGGCCTGGCACGCGGGCAACTGGTACGTCAACGCCAAGTCGATCGGTCTGGAGCACGAGGGCTTCCTGGCGAATCCGGACGCCTGGTACACGGAGGCGATGTACCGGTCCTCGGCGCGGCTGGTGAAGTACCTCTCCGCGAAGTACGGCATCCCGCTGGACCGGCAGCACATCCTCGGCCACGACAACGTGCCGGGCCCGACCACCTCGACCGTCTCGGGCATGCACACGGACCCCGGCCCGTACTGGGACTGGCGGCACTACTTCGAGCTGCTGGGCCACCCGTTCAAGGCGACCTCCACCAAGCGGGGCGGGCTGGTGACGATCCGGCCCGACTACGCGACCAACCGGCCGCAGTACACGGGCTGCGCCGCCAAGGGCGAGCCCTGCACGTCCCACGGCTCCAGCGAGGTACGGCTCCACTCGGCCCCCGACGAGAACTCCGCTCTCGTCACGGACATCGGTATGGGTGGCAGGGCTCCGACGATCGACGTGAACGACCTCTCTTCACGGGTCTCCACCGGCCAGCAGTACGCGGTCGCGGACCGGGACGGCGACTGGACGGCGATCTGGTACCTGGGCCAGAAGGCCTGGTTCAAGAACCCCGGGAGCAACCCGACCGCGGTGAGCGCCTCCGGTCTCGTCGTGACCCCCAAGGAGGGCCTCGACAGCGTCCCGGTGTACGGCCGCGCCTACCCCGAGGCCTCCGCATATCCGACGGGGGTCCCCGCGCAGGCGGTGTCGCCGCTGCCGTACAAGGTGCTCAAGGGCCAGACGTATGTGATCGGTGACAAGGTGCCCGGCGAGTACTACTACGCGGTCACCTTCACGCCGGACTCGCACAAGGTCGTGGTCGGCCAGGACCTGTACTACGAGATCCAGTACGGCCACCGCGTGGAGTTCGTGCGGGCGGCGGACGTCGATGTGAAGCCCTCGGGCCGACGCCGGTAG
- a CDS encoding aminoglycoside phosphotransferase family protein, whose translation MYAASSSVSAPPRSPQLRPAGGGPYLDPARPTAPVPGTGRTRRVPGLGTQPLSGRLDLSGPQGAQLRTAIASVHRICPEFAPVQVLRRSGRSVLLVGTTGRSTAVAKCLLDHSPVWAERIRHEIAAYRSFVRHRPPVRVPRLIAADPDNCTLVIERMPGRVAALHRHPAEAPPRADIRAALGAVCRLNAWRPPAGTFDAPLDYAARISRYHELGLLTDRDMGDLQKLLHGIAHSAGRQGMGQFCHGDALLSNILLSPAGPVLVDWEHAGWYLPGYDLATLWSVLGDAPVARRQISQIAQTAGPASRDAFLVNLMLVLTREIRTYETALQRSMHDSTPAAPAVAHPGAAPSGEEQRLLLRRLHDDCQLARRAVRAAVGTR comes from the coding sequence ATGTACGCAGCATCGTCCTCCGTGTCCGCCCCGCCCCGGTCGCCGCAACTCCGCCCGGCGGGCGGTGGCCCCTACCTCGACCCCGCGCGGCCGACGGCCCCCGTACCGGGTACGGGCAGGACGCGGCGCGTTCCGGGGCTCGGCACCCAACCGCTCAGCGGGAGACTCGACTTGTCCGGCCCTCAGGGCGCCCAGCTGCGCACGGCGATCGCGTCGGTGCACCGGATCTGCCCGGAGTTCGCTCCGGTGCAGGTGCTGCGCCGCAGCGGACGCTCCGTGCTCCTGGTCGGTACGACGGGACGCAGCACGGCTGTCGCCAAGTGCTTACTCGACCACTCCCCGGTATGGGCCGAGCGGATCCGGCACGAAATAGCCGCGTACCGTTCGTTCGTCCGGCACCGGCCCCCGGTGCGCGTACCACGGCTGATCGCGGCGGACCCGGACAACTGCACCCTGGTCATCGAGCGGATGCCCGGCCGGGTGGCGGCTCTGCACCGGCATCCGGCGGAGGCCCCGCCGCGCGCGGACATCAGGGCGGCGCTCGGCGCGGTGTGCCGGCTCAACGCCTGGCGTCCGCCCGCGGGCACCTTCGACGCCCCGCTCGACTACGCGGCCCGTATCTCCCGCTACCACGAGCTGGGGCTGCTGACCGACCGGGACATGGGCGATCTGCAGAAACTCCTGCACGGCATCGCCCACTCGGCGGGCCGACAGGGCATGGGCCAGTTCTGTCACGGCGACGCCCTGCTCTCGAACATCCTGCTCTCACCGGCCGGTCCAGTGCTGGTGGACTGGGAGCACGCGGGCTGGTATCTGCCGGGCTACGACCTGGCGACACTGTGGTCGGTCCTCGGCGACGCCCCGGTGGCCCGCCGTCAGATCAGCCAGATCGCCCAGACGGCGGGCCCCGCCTCGCGGGACGCCTTCCTGGTGAACCTGATGCTCGTACTGACCCGTGAGATCCGTACCTACGAGACGGCCCTGCAGCGTTCGATGCACGACTCGACCCCGGCAGCACCGGCCGTGGCCCACCCCGGTGCCGCGCCGTCAGGCGAGGAACAGCGGCTGCTGCTGAGGCGGCTGCACGACGACTGCCAGCTGGCCCGTCGGGCCGTGCGCGCGGCGGTCGGCACTCGCTGA
- a CDS encoding PP2C family protein-serine/threonine phosphatase, with amino-acid sequence MSSHLSADHPAAQPPGRGSVDALISQTRRLKGDVDAVRRDAPGDGLDPQERWQRALYDLALHQLSDLDEHLAQLRDGPPPVPSVPGAQSAARTAPPAPRRGSLLSRVGSAEWNLLTDEASWSGELYQILGRDRTAPPLTLDELPSLVLDEDRPRLTGMVTDCLVDAKRIDGEFRVVRPDGEVGTVHMMGEPVLAADGSTASMWAVLRDVSELRRSERAVSETRDSLQRQRQRAQSEHRLAVELQEAVLPPWRGSLRLPHQGTETLDLAAHYLPSSASALIGGDWYDALELADGETLLSVGDLTGHGVAVASGMATLLGAVRGMAMAGTQPGQLMSLLNQLLDATVQPALGSAVCCRYRPETRTLVWAQAGHPAPLLFRSGTGRRLNSPDGVLLGATSGAVYAQAEETLEPGDLLLLHTDGLVPGRTSTAAVNRLLDLAPRFDGARTAQDCVRMVMEEFGETEREDDACVLIAKVTS; translated from the coding sequence ATGTCGTCCCACCTCTCCGCGGACCACCCCGCCGCCCAGCCGCCAGGACGCGGCTCGGTCGACGCGCTGATTTCGCAGACGCGGCGACTCAAGGGCGACGTGGACGCCGTACGACGGGACGCGCCCGGTGACGGCTTGGACCCCCAGGAGCGCTGGCAGCGCGCGCTGTACGACCTCGCACTTCACCAACTCAGCGATCTGGACGAGCACTTGGCGCAGCTGCGGGACGGCCCGCCGCCCGTGCCGTCGGTGCCCGGGGCACAGTCCGCCGCGCGAACCGCGCCGCCCGCTCCCCGGCGCGGCTCGCTGCTCAGCCGGGTCGGCAGCGCGGAGTGGAACCTCCTTACGGACGAGGCGAGTTGGTCCGGGGAGCTGTACCAGATACTCGGCCGCGACCGCACCGCTCCCCCGCTCACCCTCGACGAGCTCCCTTCCCTGGTGCTCGACGAGGACCGGCCGAGACTGACGGGCATGGTCACGGACTGTCTGGTCGACGCCAAGCGCATAGACGGCGAGTTCCGTGTCGTGCGCCCGGACGGCGAGGTGGGCACCGTCCACATGATGGGCGAGCCCGTGCTCGCCGCCGACGGCAGCACCGCCTCGATGTGGGCCGTGCTGCGGGACGTCAGCGAACTGCGGCGCAGTGAACGGGCGGTGAGCGAGACCCGTGACTCGTTACAACGCCAGAGGCAGCGCGCGCAGAGCGAGCACCGGCTCGCGGTCGAGCTGCAGGAGGCCGTGCTGCCGCCGTGGCGTGGCTCCCTGCGGCTCCCGCACCAGGGCACCGAGACCCTGGACCTGGCCGCCCACTATCTGCCCTCGTCGGCCAGCGCCCTGATCGGCGGTGACTGGTACGACGCACTCGAACTGGCCGACGGCGAGACCCTCCTGAGCGTCGGCGACCTCACCGGGCACGGAGTCGCCGTCGCCTCCGGCATGGCCACCCTCCTCGGCGCCGTGCGCGGCATGGCGATGGCGGGCACCCAGCCCGGCCAACTGATGTCCCTGCTCAACCAGTTGCTCGACGCCACCGTGCAGCCGGCCCTCGGCAGCGCCGTCTGCTGCCGCTACCGTCCCGAGACCCGCACCCTGGTCTGGGCGCAGGCCGGACACCCCGCCCCGCTGCTGTTCCGGAGCGGGACGGGGCGCAGGCTGAACTCACCCGACGGCGTGCTCCTCGGCGCGACCTCCGGAGCCGTCTACGCGCAGGCCGAGGAGACCCTCGAACCGGGCGACCTGCTCCTGCTCCACACGGACGGACTGGTGCCCGGGCGCACCAGTACGGCTGCCGTGAACCGGCTCCTCGACCTGGCCCCCCGTTTCGACGGGGCGCGCACCGCGCAGGACTGTGTGCGCATGGTCATGGAGGAGTTCGGCGAGACCGAGCGCGAGGACGACGCCTGCGTGCTCATCGCCAAGGTGACTTCATAA
- a CDS encoding SsgA family sporulation/cell division regulator has protein sequence MDTTLEQPARARLITAENQQLPVPAILRYGSTDPLAVHVDFPPEVSLDGQEVTWTFARVLLEEGLRGPAGGGDVHIWPCGRSTTVVEFHSPYGLALLQFDTPALREFLLRTYAVVGAGQEDLGAAVEQGLSALFGGV, from the coding sequence ATGGACACGACACTCGAGCAGCCTGCCCGCGCCCGGCTGATCACCGCGGAGAACCAGCAACTGCCCGTTCCCGCCATCCTGCGCTACGGCTCCACCGATCCGCTGGCCGTCCACGTCGACTTCCCGCCCGAGGTCTCCCTGGACGGACAGGAGGTCACCTGGACCTTCGCCCGTGTCCTGCTGGAGGAGGGGCTGCGTGGCCCGGCCGGCGGCGGGGACGTGCACATCTGGCCGTGCGGCCGGAGCACGACGGTCGTGGAGTTCCACTCGCCGTACGGCCTCGCCCTCCTCCAGTTCGACACGCCCGCTCTGCGCGAGTTCCTGCTGCGGACCTATGCGGTGGTCGGCGCCGGACAGGAGGATCTCGGCGCGGCCGTCGAACAGGGGCTCAGCGCGCTCTTCGGGGGTGTCTGA
- a CDS encoding chemotaxis protein, with product MEHALSPATLSELRRPRAYPAVSVLTPTHRREPENAQDPVRLRNVVAEAKKQLEADPAVPRERRADVVRQLDLALAEIDLAHAEDGLAIFAAPGEHQVWSLSRAVPERVVLSDTFLTRNLVSAQASERPFWVLSVSADRATLWNGGVDRVTEHRAHGFPLTRIRENFDAERLERIGDMPSTFRDEDTRHFLRDADTALAKLLREEPRPLYITGETAALSALDDVGSVTTDAVHVPHGGLAHGTPDAVWHAVRPLIAAEARKSTDAVTLELEAARGRRAFAAGVDEIWQSAREGRLRLLAVEENYRVTVRDGDGDHLIPAESGDLDAREDIVDEIVEQCLETGADVRFVPDGTLGGSDRIAGVLRY from the coding sequence ATGGAGCACGCACTCAGCCCTGCGACCCTCTCCGAACTGCGCCGCCCGCGCGCCTATCCGGCGGTGTCCGTACTGACGCCGACCCACCGCCGTGAACCCGAGAACGCCCAGGATCCGGTCCGGCTGCGCAATGTGGTGGCCGAGGCCAAGAAACAGCTGGAGGCCGACCCGGCGGTCCCCCGGGAGCGGCGCGCCGACGTCGTCCGGCAACTCGACCTGGCCCTCGCCGAGATCGATCTGGCGCATGCCGAGGACGGTCTGGCGATCTTCGCCGCTCCGGGCGAGCACCAGGTGTGGTCCCTGTCCCGTGCCGTACCGGAGCGCGTGGTGCTCTCGGACACCTTCCTGACCCGCAACCTCGTCTCCGCCCAGGCCTCCGAGCGCCCGTTCTGGGTCCTGTCGGTCTCGGCCGACCGCGCCACCCTGTGGAACGGCGGCGTCGACCGCGTCACCGAGCACCGCGCCCACGGCTTTCCGCTGACCAGGATCCGCGAGAATTTCGACGCCGAGCGCCTGGAGCGGATCGGTGACATGCCGAGCACCTTCCGGGACGAGGACACGCGGCACTTCCTGCGGGACGCCGACACCGCGCTGGCCAAGCTTTTGCGCGAGGAGCCGCGGCCGCTGTACATCACCGGCGAGACCGCGGCGCTGTCCGCGCTGGACGACGTCGGCAGCGTCACCACGGACGCGGTGCACGTCCCGCACGGCGGTCTCGCACACGGCACCCCGGACGCGGTCTGGCACGCGGTCCGGCCGCTGATCGCCGCGGAGGCCCGCAAGAGCACCGACGCGGTGACCCTGGAGCTCGAAGCGGCGCGCGGACGGCGGGCGTTCGCGGCCGGTGTCGACGAGATCTGGCAGAGCGCCCGGGAGGGCCGACTGCGACTGCTGGCCGTCGAGGAGAACTACCGGGTGACGGTCCGCGACGGGGACGGTGACCATCTCATCCCGGCCGAGAGCGGCGACCTCGACGCCCGCGAGGACATCGTGGACGAGATCGTCGAACAGTGCCTGGAGACCGGCGCCGACGTCCGCTTCGTACCGGACGGCACGCTGGGCGGCTCCGACCGCATCGCGGGGGTGCTGCGGTACTGA
- a CDS encoding PaaI family thioesterase: MTRTLDLELARKVLAAQPFSTLVGARLTAFEEGGATLEFDIRGDLLQQHGTVHGGVLGYAADNALSFAAGSVAGSAVTTAGFSIDFLRPARGEMLRARARVVRAGRTRVVCRCDLSTVDADGAETLCAVAQGSIAVLEPLRT; encoded by the coding sequence ATGACCCGGACCCTGGACCTGGAGCTGGCCCGGAAGGTCCTGGCGGCACAGCCGTTCAGCACGTTGGTCGGTGCCCGTCTGACCGCCTTCGAGGAGGGCGGGGCGACCCTGGAGTTCGACATCCGCGGCGATCTGCTCCAGCAGCACGGCACCGTGCACGGCGGAGTGCTCGGCTACGCGGCGGACAACGCGCTCTCCTTCGCGGCGGGCTCGGTGGCCGGCTCCGCGGTGACCACCGCCGGCTTCTCCATCGACTTCCTGCGTCCGGCCCGCGGTGAGATGCTGCGCGCCCGCGCCCGGGTCGTACGGGCCGGCCGCACCCGTGTGGTGTGCCGCTGCGACCTGAGCACCGTGGACGCCGACGGCGCCGAGACCCTGTGCGCGGTGGCCCAGGGCTCGATCGCCGTACTCGAGCCGCTCAGGACATGA
- a CDS encoding MarR family winged helix-turn-helix transcriptional regulator — MSEPEDQRLYFLLQRAAHRLRTTADRRCLAAAGVTTAQLGALFAVRDEAGITQQRLARTLGLRESAVTGLVGRLTAAGLLAKRPHPREHRAVVLELTDAGTGALRAAQPEIDRFNTELREALGDDGFTGAATAMHRLAYWES; from the coding sequence ATGTCCGAGCCCGAGGACCAGCGTCTCTACTTCCTGCTCCAGCGGGCCGCACACCGCTTGCGGACCACGGCGGACCGGCGCTGCCTGGCCGCCGCGGGGGTCACCACGGCCCAGCTCGGCGCCCTGTTCGCGGTGCGGGACGAGGCCGGCATCACCCAGCAGCGGCTGGCGCGCACGCTCGGACTGCGCGAGTCGGCCGTGACCGGGCTGGTCGGGCGGCTGACGGCGGCGGGTCTCCTCGCGAAGAGGCCGCACCCGCGTGAACACCGGGCCGTCGTACTGGAGTTGACCGACGCCGGGACCGGTGCCCTGCGGGCCGCCCAGCCCGAGATCGACCGCTTCAACACAGAACTGCGCGAGGCACTGGGCGACGACGGTTTCACCGGGGCGGCGACGGCCATGCACCGGCTCGCGTACTGGGAGTCCTAG
- a CDS encoding GNAT family N-acetyltransferase, whose amino-acid sequence MSERSERAEELRTARLWLRRPAEADIDVILGVHSDPETCVHNPSDALTRHEEAEQLYRRWDKQWEQHGYGYWVVGRHDSARQLGFCGIKPMELHGVQVLNLFYRFAASAWGQGFAGEAATAVTTWAAAHVPDIPLIARVRPANVASQRVAQRAGLSRAPHLDTEGYDGFDWIYVAQPERWAP is encoded by the coding sequence ATGAGTGAACGGAGTGAAAGGGCCGAAGAGTTGAGGACCGCCCGACTGTGGCTGCGGCGCCCGGCCGAAGCCGACATCGACGTGATCCTCGGCGTCCACAGCGACCCGGAGACCTGCGTGCACAACCCCTCCGACGCACTCACCCGGCATGAGGAGGCCGAACAGCTCTACCGGCGCTGGGACAAGCAGTGGGAGCAGCACGGTTACGGCTACTGGGTCGTCGGGCGCCACGACAGCGCCCGGCAGCTCGGCTTCTGCGGGATCAAGCCCATGGAACTCCACGGCGTACAGGTGCTGAACCTCTTCTACCGTTTCGCCGCCTCGGCCTGGGGTCAGGGCTTCGCCGGTGAAGCCGCCACCGCGGTCACCACCTGGGCAGCGGCGCACGTGCCCGACATCCCGCTGATCGCCCGCGTGCGCCCGGCGAACGTCGCCTCACAGCGCGTGGCGCAACGCGCCGGACTCAGCCGTGCCCCGCATCTCGACACCGAGGGCTACGACGGCTTCGACTGGATCTACGTGGCGCAACCCGAGCGCTGGGCCCCCTAG
- a CDS encoding alpha/beta hydrolase, whose amino-acid sequence MLAKVTRRRCAVSGAVGLALLGAGLPSVVTDGSGPDLSRFYRQKIKWSKCVGMEAPADLQCGKVTVPVDYAKPRAGTLELALARYRAATKHKHGSVLLNFGGPGGAGVPALAAGGDDFMNLTDEYDVVSFDPRGVGRSSPVSCGNGTDEALAATDDDSAFTRDPQAVLGRLRKAADQCTKHSGPVLPHIGTVNVSRDLDIMRQALGDKKLNYLGFSYGSRLGAVYAAQFPKKVGRLVLDGVDTLTEPLAEQGVAGAAGQQTALEDFVDWCVKDIACPFGTDARGAREQVLQLVASLDEDPVPTDFGPAFTGQDLVGAISQALYSKDLWPSLERALAELVEQGDTTGVLGFAGGGSDVLTRARPPSDDPTHSTLADVEDVPFDNLPAALMAVNCADDPDRPGADRITKDLARLRAAYVQASPVFGRYRLTEYLICYGRPKGTDFIREKVRDVRTPKILLVGTRGDPATPYRWTVETAKRLGDSAVVLDNKGEGHTGYGSSKCVRRKVDDFLLYGSLPPDGSSCGPERDG is encoded by the coding sequence ATGCTCGCCAAGGTGACGAGGCGGCGATGCGCAGTCTCCGGAGCCGTGGGGCTGGCCCTGCTCGGCGCCGGACTGCCGTCCGTGGTCACGGACGGCTCCGGACCGGATCTGTCGCGCTTCTACCGCCAGAAGATCAAGTGGTCGAAGTGCGTGGGCATGGAGGCCCCCGCCGACCTGCAGTGCGGAAAGGTCACTGTGCCCGTCGACTACGCGAAGCCCCGCGCGGGCACCCTCGAACTGGCACTCGCCCGCTACCGGGCCGCGACCAAGCACAAGCATGGCTCGGTGCTGCTGAACTTCGGCGGCCCGGGCGGCGCGGGCGTGCCCGCACTCGCGGCCGGCGGCGACGACTTCATGAACCTCACGGACGAGTACGACGTGGTGTCCTTCGATCCGCGCGGCGTGGGCAGGTCCTCCCCGGTCAGCTGCGGCAACGGCACCGACGAGGCGCTGGCGGCCACCGACGACGACAGCGCCTTCACCCGGGATCCGCAGGCCGTGCTCGGAAGGTTGCGGAAGGCCGCCGACCAGTGCACCAAGCACTCCGGGCCCGTGCTCCCGCACATCGGCACGGTGAACGTCTCCCGCGACCTGGACATCATGCGCCAGGCCCTCGGCGACAAGAAGCTCAACTACCTCGGCTTCTCGTACGGCAGCCGGCTGGGCGCGGTGTACGCGGCCCAGTTCCCCAAGAAGGTGGGCCGGCTGGTGCTGGACGGTGTGGACACCCTCACCGAGCCGCTGGCCGAACAGGGTGTGGCGGGCGCCGCCGGGCAGCAGACGGCGCTGGAGGACTTCGTCGACTGGTGTGTGAAGGACATCGCCTGTCCGTTCGGCACCGACGCGCGCGGCGCCCGGGAACAGGTCCTGCAACTCGTGGCGTCGCTGGACGAGGACCCGGTGCCGACCGACTTCGGCCCCGCCTTCACCGGACAGGACCTGGTGGGCGCCATCAGCCAGGCCCTCTACAGCAAGGATCTGTGGCCCTCGCTGGAGCGGGCGCTCGCCGAGCTGGTGGAGCAGGGCGACACGACGGGCGTCCTCGGCTTCGCGGGCGGCGGCTCCGATGTCCTCACCCGCGCGCGCCCTCCCTCCGACGACCCGACGCACAGCACTCTCGCCGACGTGGAGGACGTGCCGTTCGACAATCTTCCGGCGGCGCTGATGGCGGTCAATTGCGCGGACGATCCCGACCGCCCCGGCGCCGACCGGATCACCAAGGACCTGGCCCGGCTGCGTGCCGCTTACGTGCAGGCCTCGCCGGTCTTCGGCCGCTACCGGCTCACCGAGTACCTGATCTGTTACGGCCGCCCGAAGGGCACGGACTTCATCCGCGAGAAGGTGCGCGACGTCCGCACCCCGAAGATCCTCCTCGTCGGCACCCGCGGCGACCCCGCGACGCCGTACCGCTGGACCGTGGAGACCGCGAAGCGCCTCGGCGACTCGGCCGTGGTCCTCGACAACAAGGGCGAGGGCCACACCGGTTACGGCTCCTCCAAGTGCGTGCGCCGCAAGGTCGACGACTTCCTGCTGTACGGCAGCCTCCCGCCCGACGGCAGCTCCTGCGGGCCCGAACGCGACGGCTGA
- a CDS encoding nucleoside deaminase, whose protein sequence is MVVKDTELPYLHRCVELATEALEAGDEPFGSVLVGADGEILAEDHNRVASGDRTRHPEFELARWAAAHMTPEERAAATVYTSGEHCPMCAAAHAWVGLGRIVYVASSEQLAKWLTQLGVPAPPVRTLPVNEIAPDVIVEGPVPELTERVRQLHGRFHQS, encoded by the coding sequence ATGGTCGTGAAGGACACAGAACTGCCGTATCTGCACCGCTGCGTCGAGCTGGCCACCGAGGCGCTGGAGGCCGGGGACGAACCGTTCGGCTCGGTCCTGGTGGGCGCCGACGGCGAGATCCTCGCCGAGGACCACAACCGCGTGGCCTCAGGCGACCGCACCCGGCACCCCGAGTTCGAGCTGGCCCGCTGGGCGGCGGCGCACATGACGCCCGAGGAGCGGGCGGCGGCCACCGTGTACACCTCCGGCGAGCACTGTCCGATGTGCGCGGCCGCGCACGCCTGGGTGGGCCTCGGACGCATCGTGTACGTCGCCTCGTCCGAACAACTCGCAAAGTGGCTCACCCAGTTGGGCGTTCCGGCACCACCGGTACGGACACTGCCGGTCAACGAGATCGCCCCCGACGTGATCGTGGAGGGACCGGTGCCCGAGTTGACGGAGCGTGTGCGGCAGTTGCACGGCCGGTTCCATCAGAGCTGA